One Setaria italica strain Yugu1 chromosome I, Setaria_italica_v2.0, whole genome shotgun sequence DNA window includes the following coding sequences:
- the LOC101767896 gene encoding protein ORANGE, chloroplastic, producing MLCSGRMLACSGLGPGRLRPPRAHAERLRPLPPARRWRVAASAAASGGSPDLPSSSSSSPPTPPFGVGEDQAAGSPGFCIIEGPETVQDFAKLDLQEIQDNIRSRRNKIFLHMEEIRRLRIQQRIKNAELGISVDEPDRELPDFPSFIPFLPPLSAANLKVYYATCFTLIAGIMVFGGFLAPILELKLGLGGTSYEDFIRSVHLPMQLSQVDPIVASFSGGAVGVISALMVVEINNVKQQEHKRCKYCLGTGYLACARCSSTGALVLTEPVSTFSDGDQPLSAPRTERCPNCSGAGKVMCPTCLCTGMAMASEHDPRIDPFI from the exons ATGCTCTGCTCCGGCCGCATGCTGGCCTGCAGCGGCCTCGGGCCCGggcggctccggccgccgcgcgcccacGCAGAGCGGCtgcgcccgctgccgcccgcacGCAGGTGGCGCGTGGCGGCCTCCGCAGCCGCGTCCGGTGGCTCCCCCGACctgccgtcgtcctcgtcctcgtcgccgcctacCCCACCGTTCGGTGTCGGGGAAGACCAGGCCGCTGGGTCGCCAGG GTTTTGCATCATTGAGGGGCCTGAGACAGTCCAAGATTTTGCAAAGCTGGATTTGCAGGAGATTCAGGATAACATTAGAAGCCGCCGAAACAAGATTTTCTTGCATATGGAGGAG ATTCGCCGGTTGAGAATACAACAAAGAATAAAAAATGCAGAACTCGGAATTTCAGTTGACGAACCTGATCGGGAGCTTCCTGATTTTCCATCATTCATTCCATTCCTGCCTCCCCTG AGTGCAGCAAATCTAAAGGTCTACTATGCTACGTGTTTCACCCTCATTGCCGGGATAATGGTGTTTGGTGGTTTTCTTGCACCAATC CTGGAACTTAAACTCGGTCTAGGCGGAACATCTTATGAAGACTTCATCCGCAGCGTTCATCTGCCCATGCAGTTGAG TCAGGTAGATCCCATTGTGGCATCGTTCTCAGGTGGAGCAGTTGGAGTTATCTCCGCCCTAATGGTTGTTGAGATAAACAATGTGAAGCAGCAGGAGCATAAACGGTGCAAATATTGTTTAGGAACCG GATACCTGGCCTGTGCCCGCTGTTCAAGCACAGGCGCCCTTGTGCTCACAGAGCCGGTTTCAACGTTCAGTGATGGCGATCAGCCTTTATCCGCTCCAAGGACAGAGAGATGCCCGAATTGCTCAGGTGCGGGAAAG GTGATGTGCCCGACATGCCTCTGCACTGGGATGGCAATGGCAAGCGAGCATGACCCCCGGATCGATCCCTTCATTTGA
- the LOC101768305 gene encoding putative glycine-rich cell wall structural protein 1, translating into MGRSCEQWRERELVLALALLVLAFALVQCAGVVDGEEGEGGRPAEAEPATEQTGPPLPPGWTGDSGSAHGSTPGGGSWEYGWGWAAGPDGKGGGFGFGYGGSGGEGGGGGGGGGGGGGGGVGSGKAFGFGIGGYKGHHGGFGGGGGGGGRSGSYGGGFGGGSGGGDAGGFGGGDGGGQHGEGGNGGGGYGGDAGGFGGGGAGGYGSSGAGAGDGGEPHHGQPGSGDGDGAGYKGLYGGGAWSKRGHFRGGRSAHKDGGDNN; encoded by the coding sequence ATGGGGAGAAGCTGTGAGCAATGGCGAGAGCGGGAGCTGGTGCTTGCTCTTGCCCTCCTCGTGCTCGCGTTCGCTCTCGTGCAGTGCGCGGGTGTTGTCGACGGAGAGGAGGGTGAGGGTGGCCGTCCGGCGGAGGCAGAGCCCGCGACGGAGCAGACggggccgccgctgcctcccggGTGGACGGGCGACTCTGGGTCCGCGCATGGGTCAACCCCTGGCGGCGGTTCTTGGGAGTATGGCTGGGGTTGGGCTGCCGGGCCTGACGGGAAGGGTGGCGGGTTCGGGTTTGGTTATGGAGGCAGcggaggcgaaggcggcggtggaggtggtggtggcggaggaggaggtggtggtggtgtaggaAGTGGGAAGGCGTTTGGTTTCGGCATTGGTGGGTATAAAGGCCACCATGGCGGctttggaggtggtggcggcggcgggggccgttCTGGCAGCTACGGTGGTGGCTTCGGTGGTGGCAGCGGGGGTGGCGATGCTGGTGGCTTCGGTGGAGGTGATGGTGGTGGGCAGCATGGAGAAGGTGGCAACGGCGGTGGAGGATATGGTGGCGACGCTGGTGGttttggcggtggcggcgctggtggaTACGGCAGCTCTGGTGCCGGTGCAGGAGACGGTGGTGAGCCGCATCACGGCCAACCTGGCAGCGGCGATGGAGATGGGGCTGGATACAAGGGACTCTACGGCGGCGGAGCCTGGAGCAAGCGCGGCCACTTCCGCGGCGGAAGGTCAGCGCACAAGGACGGTGGCGACAACAACTGA
- the LOC101768709 gene encoding histone-lysine N-methyltransferase, H3 lysine-9 specific SUVH5, with translation MVGSGMEGGGARVSPTSSGRRRHKALAPGRFQISPGVVFDGNRSGLETLQMSCDTAAGGGLSDSLSHGGSVDGELESPAIDGDNEVSRGGGGGGVGGDCGFESVDGDLVAKEGDSAAKEGDSLPKNCKIHEGLDNNGVMAEPHGANPGDLPGLKCNGTAEQRDSVGEDCSLQFLMNGDGTIPGLRKGRKAVAQWRFQTGYKPKWARDLLSGNRSGEIEGPVSMVGDGSSKSAPVMACNRSRIKGSATGGHHSKVQKGTGSAPKKRKVHEDDHRTSLVRENMLTKLREFRIIYKKLLEEEEVKWSGRGHGVRPDIAAFNIFREKFGADHDDMRYDGSIPGVRIGDVFNSIMELSIVGIHRAQSLSVDHIKKKDGTCLAVSVVSYAQPSASDSLDFLLHVGSVAATYDQKLGGTDVALMESMETDTPVRVIHAFVTELGNDCGPKPLTTYVYGGLYLVEKFHREKTTGDQYVNTFHLRRMAEQQQIDIQVLKTKKPESFDGTFTVDISGGLEKVPISAINSISNEHLMTFRYISQIQYPLNFRPDPPSGCDCVGGCSVSQKCACTVKNGGEFPYDDIGENIEEKPLIYECGPSCKCPPTCRNRVSQRGIKFRFQVFKTNSMGWGVRTLDFIPNGSFVCEYIGELLEEEEAQKRKSDEYLFAIGNKYHDVPRWKAQIKTIPSLQNVPSEDDEIGFAIDALNQGNFARFINHSCTPNLYTQNVLHDHDNISMPHVMLFASEDIPPLKELSYDYNYEIDKVYDSDGNIKMKPCFCGSVECTGRLY, from the coding sequence ATGGTGGGATCAGGGATGGAGGGTGGGGGCGCGCGGGTGTCGCCTACGTCGAGCGGCCGCCGGAGGCACAAGGCGCTCGCGCCCGGGCGCTTTCAGATAAGCCCTGGCGTTGTCTTCGATGGGAATCGCTCCGGCTTGGAGACGCTCCAGATGAGCTGCGAtacggcggcgggtggcgggctCTCCGACTCGCTGAGCCATGGAGGCAGCGTGGATGGGGAATTGGAGAGCCCCGCAATCGACGGGGATAACGAGGTttccagaggaggaggaggaggcggggtcggAGGGGATTGCGGCTTTGAGAGTGTAGACGGCGATTTAGTTGCCAAAGAGGGCGACTCAGCTGCCAAAGAGGGGGATTCGCTGCCCAAAAATTGCAAAATTCATGAGGGTCTTGATAACAACGGAGTAATGGCAGAGCCACATGGGGCCAACCCTGGCGACCTGCCTGGTTTAAAATGCAATGGCACTGCCGAGCAGCGCGATTCCGTGGGGGAAGATTGCAGTTTGCAGTTTCTCATGAATGGTGATGGTACCATACCGGGTTTACGGAAGGGGCGCAAGGCAGTGGCCCAATGGAGGTTCCAGACTGGGTACAAACCCAAATGGGCACGAGATTTATTATCAGGGAATAGATCAGGAGAAATTGAAGGGCCAGTGTCCATGGTCGGAGATGGATCGAGCAAGAGTGCTCCTGTCATGGCATGCAATCGCTCTCGTATCAAAGGTTCAGCTACTGGTGGACATCATTCAAAAGTTCAGAAAGGAACTGGCTCAGCACCGAAGAAGAGGAAAGTTCATGAGGATGATCACAGGACTTCCTTGGTGCGAGAAAATATGTTGACTAAGTTGCGGGAGTTTCGGATAATTTACAAGAAGCtcctggaggaggaagaggtcaAGTGGAGTGGAAGAGGGCATGGTGTGAGACCTGATATTGCAGCTTTCAATATTTTCCGGGAGAAATTCGGTGCTGATCATGATGACATGAGGTACGATGGAAGCATTCCAGGGGTTCGTATTGGTGACGTGTTCAATTCTATCATGGAACTTTCCATTGTTGGCATACACCGTGCACAATCGTTGTCAGTTGATCACATCAAAAAGAAGGATGGGACATGTCTAGCTGTTAGTGTTGTGTCGTATGCACAACCTTCTGCCTCTGATAGTTTGGATTTCCTGTTACATGTTGGATCAGTGGCTGCCACGTATGATCAGAAGTTAGGAGGCACTGACGTGGCACTCATGGAGAGTATGGAAACTGATACGCCTGTCCGTGTTATTCATGCATTTGTAACTGAGCTAGGTAATGACTGTGGACCCAAACCGCTTACTACTTACGTATATGGTGGTTTGTACTTGGTTGAGAAATTCCATAGAGAAAAAACAACGGGAGATCAGTATGTTAATACGTTTCATCTAAGAAGAATGGCAGAGCAGCAACAAATTGACATACAAGTTCTGAAAACTAAAAAGCCGGAATCATTTGATGGCACTTTCACTGTAGACATATCCGGAGGTCTTGAGAAGGTCCCTATTTCTGCTATTAACTCTATATCAAATGAGCACCTGATGACATTTCGCTACATTTCGCAAATACAGTATCCCCTAAACTTTAGGCCAGATCCTCCATCAGGTTGTGATTGTGTTGGTGGATGTTCAGTCTCTCAAAAATGTGCATGCACAGTGAAAAATGGAGGGGAGTTCCCTTACGATGATATTGGTGAAAATATAGAAGAAAAGCCTCTTATTTATGAGTGTGGGCCATCTTGCAAGTGCCCTCCTACTTGTCGCAATAGAGTTAGCCAGCGTGGAATCAAGTTCCGCTTCCAGGTCTTCAAAACCAACTCAATGGGGTGGGGAGTAAGAACTCTTGACTTCATTCCGAATGGAAGTTTTGTATGTGAATACATAGGAGAGctattggaggaagaagaggcacAGAAAAGGAAGAGTGACGAATACCTATTTGCTATTGGGAACAAGTATCATGATGTACCTCGTTGGAAGGCCCAGATCAAGACTATTCCCTCCCTTCAGAATGTCCCTAGTGAAGATGATGAAATTGGTTTTGCTATTGATGCACTGAACCAGGGAAATTTTGCAAGGTTCATCAACCATAGTTGCACCCCCAACCTTTACACACAGAATGTCCTCCATGACCATGACAACATAAGTATGCCTCATGTCATGCTTTTTGCTTCTGAGGATATTCCTCCCCTTAAAGAGCTATCATATGATTACAATTATGAGATAGACAAGGTTTATGATTCTGATGGTAACATCAAGATGAAACCATGTTTTTGTGGATCTGTTGAATGCACTGGACGGTTGTATTAA